AGCATGGGCCTCGGCGACGACCATCCCGAAGTCCTCGACGGCCGGCAGGAGGACCGCATGGGCCCGCTGGTACAGCGTCCGAAGCACTTCGTCGTCGACCCGACCGACCCACCGGACGTTCGGCGGCGCCCGACGCTGGAGGGTCCGCCGCAGGGGGCCATCGCCCACGACGACGAGGGGGACCCGGGGGAAGGCCCGAAAGGCCTCGACGACGACTTCGATGCGCTTGTAAGGCACGAGGGCCGACACGACCAGAAAGTGCTCGGGGGCGACGTCGGCCGGCTGAAAGAAGTCCGTCCGGATCGGAGGATGCAGGACCAGGGCCGGACGACCGTAGTACTTTTGGACCCGGCGGGCGACAAACCGGGAGTTCGCCACAAAGAGGTCGACCCGGGCGGCCGACACCGTATCCCACCGGCGGAGACGATGGAGGAAGGCGTACTCCAAGAGACGGTACCGGGGTCCATGGCCCCAGTAGTCGAAACGGCGGTCCCAGACGTACCGCATCGGCGTGTGGATGTAACACACGTGGAGCGTGTCGGGGTCCGGGATAACCCCCTTGGCCACGCAGTGACTGGAGCTCACGACGAGGTCGTACCCGCTGAGGTCCCATCGTTCGACCCAGTAAGGAAACAACGGCAGGAGCCACCGGAAGTAACGCCGGGCGCCGGGCCATCGCTGAAGGGGGGACGGGCAGACGCGCACGTCCGGCAGGTGCCGGGCCAGTAGACGGGGATCGGCGATCAGCGTGTACACTGGCGCTCGTGGCCATATCCGGTGCAGGACCGCCAAGACCCGCTCGCCGCCCCGCCACGTCACCAGCCAATCGTGTACGAGGGCCACACGTTCCATAACGGAGCCGTTCGTGCGGTGAGAAGTGCGATGGGAAGCGGAAAGGGCATCTCCACGAAAGCACGATGTTTCAGGCAGTTGGCAGATGGGCAGGTGGGCAGGTCGGCAGATAGGCAGATGGGCAGGTCGAGCGACGGGCGTCTATCCCCGGAACACCGGCCGTCATGCCGGTGTCTTCTTTAGAGAGCCCGCCGTCCTGCGGGCGTCCTCCTCATGGACCGCCCGTCCTGGCCGGGTCGATCCCATCTGAACACCGCCAGGGGTGGCGGCGTCATCCCCTCCAAACACCGCCCGTCATGGCGGTGTCGTCCTTAACAAGCTTGAAACATCGAGATCGCCGGGCCATCGTTTTCCCGGATGGGAACCGCATTTCTCCCGACCGAACGGCTCTGATAACGGAGCCGTTCGGTTCGTGAGAAGGGCGTCAGAACGACCTTTCCCATCCACCGGCAAGCACGATGTTTCAAAGGGACGGAGTGACGACGAAGTGACGAGCGACGGCCGGGCGGTCGGATGACCGCGACCCCGCTCTGACGGGCGGGCCTGAGATGAAAGGACCCCGCTCTTGGGCGAGCGGGGCTGGGATAAAAACGGCCCATCGGCCGGCCGGATTACTCGTCACTCCATTGCTCCGTCACTTCGTTACTTCGTCGCCCCATCCCTTCAAAAAATCGTCCTTCCTGAAGGGTCGGAAAGACTGAATCCATACGGGTTTTCCCGAACCGAACGGCCCTGCTCCCGTGGCCCTTTGCATCGTCCTCAGTGGACCGGTCCGATGGGCAGGACTTGCTCGGGGATCGTCCCGAAAGTCGCTTCATACCGGCGGATGTTTTCCTCCAGGGCCTTCAGGAGCCGTTTGGCGTGTGGGGGCGTCAGGATGATGTGAGCGACCAGCAGACCCCGCTGGGAACCCGGCGGGATATAAAGAAACCGCAGTTCGAAGGACTCCGGGTCATGGCCGATCATGACCTGGTTCGAGAAGCGGCCGACCGTCTGAGCATCGACCTGGACTTCTATCGGGGGGATTCCTTCGGGGGGCGTTTCGGGCATGGGACACCTCCGTAGCGGATTTGCTGAAGATAGTCCAGGGCATGTCGGAAGAGGTCCCGGAGGTTGTCGTACCCGAGGGCTTGCGGGACCTCGGCCGTCGGCATCCAGCGGGCCGACCGGTGCTCCCGAGAGGGCCGCAGGGCTGCCTCGTGGGTCTCGGCCAGATAGAAGACGACCGTCTTATCGACGGTCACCGCCTCGCCAGGGCGATGCCACCGGTCTCGGTAAGTATAGTGAATGGTGTGGGTAAAGCCCTCGATGACGTGAACGTCGGACACGCCGGCCTCCTCCCGGACTTCCCGGATGGCCGCCTCGAGGGGAGTCTCCCCAGGCTCGACCTTCCCCTTTGGGAACTCCCACCGGCCATTCGGTTTCTGGAGTAGGAGCCACTCGAACCCCTGGTCCGTCGTCCGCAGGACCAGGAGACCCGCCGAAAACTCCGGAATCCGAGCGTCAAGGCCGGGCGTCCCTTCCCTCATGGAGACCAGCCGTCCGGCACGCGCCATGTCTCGACAGCATCTCGTAAGGCTAAGACCGTGAGCCGCAGGAGGACTGGCGTAGGGGGTAACAAGATCACGTCGCTCCGACTCTGGAGGGTGCAGACGTCGGGCTCGCACCATACCTTGGTCAACTGACCCTGCCAGGTCTCGGCCCGGTGGAGGAGGTCCGACCATAATCGGGCCGGCAAGGTCGGGAACGAGGGGTCCGGCGTCGACCCCGGCAGGGAGCCGAGCCGGCGGAACTCCAGCGGCCGCTCCAACGCTAAAAAAGAGGGACCGTCCAAGTATAAAAAGAGAATCCACCGGTCCGGCCCAAAGGTGTCGAGAGCCCGCCATCGGGGCTTTCCCTTCAAGAGACCCCCCTTGGCGAGGCCCCGACCTTCCAGGGCTTCATCCATCTGAGCGCCGTGGAGCGTTAAGACGAATCCCAGGGGATGGACCCCAAAGGTCGGTGAGACCGTCGGGAGCAGAAGGGTCGTCGCCTGATAGAGGGGGAAGGGCCGGTCCCGGACTTGGGTGACCGAGACGAGTCCCTGTTCTCGTCGGGTCTGCTCGACCCAGGCCGCCAACGCCCGCTCCCACCGGGCGGCGTCCCGGGCCCCCACGAGGACCTTCAGGCGGGCCTGGCCCAGGGACTTCAGGACCTGCGACAGCATACCCAGAGACGAGGCCGTGTTTCCCTGAGAGGAGGCGGACTCGATGAGCCTTGGCCATTGGGGCCACAGTTGAGTCAAGTTCGCCGTGATCAGGAGGTCGCCGGACCAGTTTTCCACGAGGGCATCGTCGTCCGCCAGCAGGGTCCGGTGCGTCTCCGAGCCGCCCCGGGCCGAACGCAGGGTCCGGATGTATCGAAGCCATCCGGCCGGGTCCTCCAGGTGAAGGGCTACCACGATGCGGTCTTCGTCCCGGACCCACCGGAGGAAATCCTTGGACATGCTCGTTCGCGTGACGAGCCGGTCCCAGGGGGCCGGCCAGGGTCCCTCCGGCCAGACCTGCAGGACCGTGTCCTGCCAACCGCCTCGAAGACTGCTACTCAGCGTGACGGCCCGGATATGCCGCAGGACCGTCTCGACCCGCCGGCCGCCGTCCCCTGCCGGCAGGCACGCCGCCAAACTCCGAGGGACCACTATGAAGTAGGCGCCCGGGCTACGGACCTGCCGGCGCCAGGCCGCGGCGGCCAGGGTCCCCCGGAGGGCCGATCGATGGCCGGACCGGACGGCGACCAGGTCTTCCCATCCCCGAGCGGACGTGACGAAGTGACGGGGTCCGTCGGCGTGGACGACCGGCGGGACGTCCGCCCCGAGAAACCGTGTCCATTCCCGCCAGAGGTCTCGAAGACCGGGTTCGACCACCGCCCAAACGTCGGGCGGTGCCTCGACCATCCAGGCCCACTCCCAGGCGCCTTTATCCTGACGACAGTCTTCCGGTGCGTGGACCCAGACGGCCGCCGCGACCCGTCCGACCCGGGTCAGCGTCCCCCGGGCCGCCCATTCGTCGATTCGCTTCTGCCAGACGGCTGGCAGACGGGCGTCCGCTCGGGCTTGGACAGACCGGAAATACGCCTGGAGCTCGGGCCAGACCTCGGGCCGACGGACGTCCCGCTGGGCGGGACTCGTCTCCATCGCCCGAATCCATGCGGAGAGTCTCGGAATCTCCAACGCCAGGGCTGTCTCTTGGGGCCACCAGGCATCACTCACTAACTTGGGTTGCCATCCGATATGTCGCAAGGCCCATATGCCCAGGACGACGAAGATCAGGCTGAAGACGATCAAGCCGCCGATGACCAGCGCTTTGGGAAGACCCCTCATGGTGCGCCTCCCCGAATTGACAGGCTCAACGGCCTCCGTTATTATAGCGCTCCCGATGTGGAAATTCGAGGAGGTCTTTCACGGAAAAGTTGGGCTTGTGCGTAAAGGCGTCCGATGAGCCTGGGCTATCTTACGGGAAGCACGATTTCCAAGCAGAGGGACGGCGGGATGAATCAAGTGACGGAGTGGATGGGGTGACGAAGGGATGAAGTGGAATTCCAAGGGTGTAGCGAAGGGGTAGCCCCCTTTAACTCGTCACTCCGTTATGGCTCGGGACTCCGTCCCTTTCTCAACAGCTCCCCCAAGAAGATGAGGCTCGGGGGCAGTCGGGTCGATGATTTCCAGCGAGGGGAGGAGCTCTCATGGGGAAGATTCGTATCGCCATCGCGGGTGTCGGTAACTGTGCGGCGGCCTTGTTAGAGGGCATCGAACTCTACCGGACCCTGGACCCCAAGGAGGCCATCGGCCTCATGCACTGGGACATGGGAGGCTACACACCCGGGGACATCGAGGTCGTCGCCGCCTTCGACGTCGATGCCCGGAAGGTCAACCGAAGCCTGCGGGAGGCCGTATTAAGTGCCCCGAACTGTATCTATCCCATTTATCGGGACTTGCCGGACTGGCCTGTGCGGGTCCTGATGGGGCCGGTCCTGGACGGCGTCGCCGCCCATATGAAGGACTACCCGCCGGGGCGGACCTTTGTCGTCGCCGACGAAAAACCGGTCCCCGTCGCCCGGGTCTTGCAAGAGACGGGGGCCGAAATCTTGCTCAACTATCTCCCCGTCGGCTCCCAGAAGGCCACCGAATACTATGCCGAGGCGTGCCTCGAGGCGGGCGTTTCGCTCATCAACTGTATTCCCGTCTTCATCGTGTCGAATCCCGAATGGGCGGCCCGCTTCGAGCAGGCCGGCATTCCCTGCATCGGCGACGACGTCAAGAGCCAGCTTGGGGCGACGATCCTCCACCGGACCCTGACCCAGCTCTGCGTCGACCGGGGCGTCCGCATCGACCGGATGTACCAGCTCAACGTCGGCGGGAACACGGACTTCCTGAACATGCTGGAGCGGTCCCGTCTGAAGTCCAAGAAGATTTCCAAGACGGAGGCCGTGACGTCCCTGGTCCCCTACGACCTGGGATGGGAGAACATCCACATCGGCCCCAGCGATTACGTTCCCTGGCTGAAAGACGAAAAGGTCTGTTTCATCCGCATCGAGGGCCGCATCTTTGGCCATGTCCCCATCTCGATGGACGTCCGCCTGTCGGTCCAGGACTCGCCCAACAGCGCTGGTGTCGTCATCGACGCGATCCGCTACTGTAAGATCGCTCGGGACCGGGGCCTGAAGGGCCCCCTCTACGACATCTCCGCTTACACGATGAAGCACCCGCCCGTCCAGATGCGGGACGAGGAAGCCCGCCAACGGATCGAAGCCTTCCTTCGGCAACGGTAGCCTCGGCAGCTTTATCCCCGGGCCATAGCCACGGATGGGGCGGGGATATAGCTTTAATTCCGGGTGTTGAGCTGAGACCCCGGTACCCGGCCCCTAACGGCTTGATGCGATACTGGGAACCCGTCGATGAACTTCGCGTGCGCGGATGGGTCCTCCTGTCTCGGATGGATTATGTCCGGTCCCGCTGGGGCGAAGCAGTCCTGCAGGAGCTCCTGAGTCGGTTGACTCCTGAGGAACAGACCCAGTGGCGTCAGGCCAACGTCAACGGCTGGTACGAACTGCGATTCGTTGAGCGCTTCGAGCGTCTCATTGCCGAGTATGCAGGCGAGGACCCAGATGCGGTCTATGAAGCGATGGGGGCCTTCTCAGCTGAACGGGCCTTCCACCCCGAGAAGGGTCAATACCGACGCTTCCTGGGTAAGCCTCCAGAGCTGTTCCTGAAGCTGGCCGCCGCTTGGCAGAACGAGTACTACAACGCCGGCCTGACGGAGTACTATCCGACGGGCGTATCATCTTGTATAATCCGTACGCGGTACATCCCATATACGACCCGACCCAACTGTCGGAGCAACCTGGGCTTTTTCCGCCGGTCGATTGAAATCCTGGGGGGCCAAGACGTCCGGGCTGAGGAACGCCGTTGTCTCTTACAAGGCGACGCCTGGTGTGAATTCCATTTCGCATGGCAGTAATTAGGGTCCCGGCTATCGGGTTCCGGCCCAAGGGGACCGCTGAGGCAATAGACTGACTCTGTCAGGGGGTCGACTCCGTCAGACGAGGGGGAAGCCCCGGGCGGACAGCGGTCCGTGGTCTTTCATTCCTGGCCCTGGGACCCGGCACCTATCACCCGGGACCTCACTAATACTTGATTAATACTTGCATTTTGTGTCGTCGCTCACGAAGGAGGGTATGGAAAAAGCTACGCAGGTCCGTCCAAAAGCTATCACCGTCGGCCTGATCCGGGACCGGGCGAGGGAAGCCGAAGCCCTCGAGGACCTGGAGGAACTGCGGCGTCTCGTCGAGGACGCCGGGGCCGACGTCGTCGCTGTCGTGACCCAGGTCCGCCGGACCCCAGACCCCGGGTTCTATCTGGGCCAGGGGAAGGTCCGGGAGTTGGCGGAGATGGTTTCGGCGTCCGGGGCGGAATTGGTCGTTTTTGACGACTCCCTTCGTCCCGTGCAGGTCAAAAACCTGGAAGATGCCCTGAACGTCAAGGTCCTGGACCGCATCCAGCTCATCCTGGACATCTTTGCCCGACGGGCCCGCACGCGGGAAGGTCAGCTCCAGGTCGAGCTGGCGCAGTTGCAGTATTTGCTCCCCCGCCTGACGGGCCGGGGTGTCGAGCTCTCCCGGCTGGGGGGCGGCATCGGGACCCGGGGGCCGGGCGAGACCCTTCTCGAGATGAAACAGCGTCAGATCCGGGCCCGCATCGCTCACATCCAGCGCGAGCTGGCGGCCATCGAGACCCACCGGCAGGCGCTTCACGCCGAGCGACAGGAAAAGGGCCTCCCGGTCTTCGCCCTGGTCGGGTATACGAACGCCGGTAAGACGACCCTGTTCAACCGACTGACCCAGGCGGGGGCACCCGCCCAGGACCAGCTCTTCACGACGCTGGACCCCTTAGTCCGGAAGGTCCGGCTGAATGACCTGGGGGAGGTCCTCGTCAGCGACACGGTCGGGTTCATCCGGAAGCTCCCGCCCTCGCTGGTCGCCGCCTTTCGAGCCACCTTGGACGAGGTTTACTCGGCATGGGCCCTCATTCACGTCATCGACATCACGTCCCCTCGGATGGAGACGGAGGTCCAGACCGTCCGGGCGGTCCTGCGGCAAATGCGGGTCGACGATAAGCCCATCCTGTGGGTGTTCAACAAAATCGACAAGAACACCGATCCCCTGCGGATTCATGAGGCGCGGGCGATGTGCCCGGAAGCCATCTTTTTGTCCGCCCGTACAGGCGAAGGCCTCGACCGGCTCGTCGAGGCGATGGCCCGGACCCTACGGTCTTACTGGCAGAGGTATCGGTTCCGCATCCCTTATGCCCATGCCCGGGACCTCCAGTGGTTTTACAAGGCCGGTCGGATTCTCGTTCGGGAGGATCGAGAGGACGGGGTTTATCTCGAAGCCGAGGTACCTCCATGGTTGGTCGGCCGCATGAAAGCATATCGACTGGAGCCCTCGCCGGTCGGCTCGACCGAAACGGCCGAAGTCATCGCTTCTTCTACGTCCTGATCGGACTGGCCAGCCTGAGTTCCTTCCTAATCGGTTGCCCGAAGGCGCCCTACGTCTCCCTGCCGGCGTACTTGCCGGCTCCGACGACATGGGAGCCGCCGCCGGGTTCGGGGGCGACTGTCCGGGCCCAGATGGCCTGGGAGAGCCTCCAGGCCGGCGACGTCGACACAGCGGAACGCATCGCCGAGTCCTTACAGGCGAATTATCCGCAGTGGGCGACGCCCCTGGCTCTCCGGGGATGGGCCGCCCTCGCCCGAGACGACGCCTTAACGGCCGCTCAATACTTCCAAGAAGCCCTCAAGCTCGCGCCTCAGCACGTCGGCGCCCTGGCCGGTATGATGTGGGTCTATCGCGCACGTCAGGACTGGGTCCCCGCCCTGACGTATGCCGAGAAGCTCGAAGTCGTCTTGGCCCACTCGCCGGATTGGGCCGACGAGGTGGACCTTATCCGGCGTCGGGCCGTCGAGACGATGGTCGAACAGGCCCGGCTCGCCCGGCGCCAAGGGGACGTCGCCCAGGCGACGCATTGGTACCGGCAGGCGGCCGCCCGGGCCCTGACCGATACCCGGCTTCAGGTCGAGGCCGGCGACTGGTTTCGCTCTCTGGGCCAGGTCCAGGAGGCGCTCCCCTACTATCAACTGGCGTATCAAAGCGACCCGGACGACATGCAGGTCCTCCGGCGGCTGGCCGAGGCCCTCGTGGAGACTCGCCAATGGCTTCAGGCCAAACCGTTACTGGAACGTTTAGTCCGCGCGGAACCGTCCCAGCGACGATGGGCTGAACTCCTCCAGACAGCCGACCTGGAGATCCAGCGTTCGGCCGTCTACACCGAGTACCAACAGATCGAACGGGCCCTCTATGTGACCCGGGGCCAAGTCGCCGCCCTGCTGTACCTGGAGATCCCCCGCATCGCTCAGGAACCCCTCTCGGGTCCGCCACCCATCATCCTGGACCTGGAGGACCACTGGGCGCGGACTTTCATCCAGAAGGTCGCGGCCCTGGGCTTCATCCCCCTCTTTGACAATCACACCTTTCAGCCCCACCGAGTCGTCCAGCGGGGCGAGTTCGCCTTCATTCTTTACAACGTCTTGCGGTACTTTGATCGGGATACCCTCGTGAAGATCCCTTCCGGCCTGACGATCCCCGACGTCTCCCCCTTACATCGGTACTACGTCCCGATCCGATATGCCGTCGCCCTCGGACTCCTGCCCTTGGAGCCGGATGGGTCCTTCCGGCCGGGCCAGAACGTCAACGGCTCCCAGGCC
Above is a window of bacterium HR11 DNA encoding:
- the pimB_1 gene encoding GDP-mannose-dependent monoacylated alpha-(1-6)-phosphatidylinositol monomannoside mannosyltransferase — protein: MERVALVHDWLVTWRGGERVLAVLHRIWPRAPVYTLIADPRLLARHLPDVRVCPSPLQRWPGARRYFRWLLPLFPYWVERWDLSGYDLVVSSSHCVAKGVIPDPDTLHVCYIHTPMRYVWDRRFDYWGHGPRYRLLEYAFLHRLRRWDTVSAARVDLFVANSRFVARRVQKYYGRPALVLHPPIRTDFFQPADVAPEHFLVVSALVPYKRIEVVVEAFRAFPRVPLVVVGDGPLRRTLQRRAPPNVRWVGRVDDEVLRTLYQRAHAVLLPAVEDFGMVVAEAHACGRPAIVGPRGGAREVVEPDVTGIVLPEVSVPALQAAIDRVLTGRFNKDVIRARVETLGETAFQTRFQAIVQWAWTRFRAGRALDEELRLLGGLPQVAD
- the rppH gene encoding RNA pyrophosphohydrolase; this translates as MREGTPGLDARIPEFSAGLLVLRTTDQGFEWLLLQKPNGRWEFPKGKVEPGETPLEAAIREVREEAGVSDVHVIEGFTHTIHYTYRDRWHRPGEAVTVDKTVVFYLAETHEAALRPSREHRSARWMPTAEVPQALGYDNLRDLFRHALDYLQQIRYGGVPCPKRPPKESPR
- the ino1 gene encoding Inositol-3-phosphate synthase; this encodes MGKIRIAIAGVGNCAAALLEGIELYRTLDPKEAIGLMHWDMGGYTPGDIEVVAAFDVDARKVNRSLREAVLSAPNCIYPIYRDLPDWPVRVLMGPVLDGVAAHMKDYPPGRTFVVADEKPVPVARVLQETGAEILLNYLPVGSQKATEYYAEACLEAGVSLINCIPVFIVSNPEWAARFEQAGIPCIGDDVKSQLGATILHRTLTQLCVDRGVRIDRMYQLNVGGNTDFLNMLERSRLKSKKISKTEAVTSLVPYDLGWENIHIGPSDYVPWLKDEKVCFIRIEGRIFGHVPISMDVRLSVQDSPNSAGVVIDAIRYCKIARDRGLKGPLYDISAYTMKHPPVQMRDEEARQRIEAFLRQR
- the hflX gene encoding GTPase HflX is translated as MEKATQVRPKAITVGLIRDRAREAEALEDLEELRRLVEDAGADVVAVVTQVRRTPDPGFYLGQGKVRELAEMVSASGAELVVFDDSLRPVQVKNLEDALNVKVLDRIQLILDIFARRARTREGQLQVELAQLQYLLPRLTGRGVELSRLGGGIGTRGPGETLLEMKQRQIRARIAHIQRELAAIETHRQALHAERQEKGLPVFALVGYTNAGKTTLFNRLTQAGAPAQDQLFTTLDPLVRKVRLNDLGEVLVSDTVGFIRKLPPSLVAAFRATLDEVYSAWALIHVIDITSPRMETEVQTVRAVLRQMRVDDKPILWVFNKIDKNTDPLRIHEARAMCPEAIFLSARTGEGLDRLVEAMARTLRSYWQRYRFRIPYAHARDLQWFYKAGRILVREDREDGVYLEAEVPPWLVGRMKAYRLEPSPVGSTETAEVIASSTS
- the lapB_1 gene encoding Lipopolysaccharide assembly protein B produces the protein MAWESLQAGDVDTAERIAESLQANYPQWATPLALRGWAALARDDALTAAQYFQEALKLAPQHVGALAGMMWVYRARQDWVPALTYAEKLEVVLAHSPDWADEVDLIRRRAVETMVEQARLARRQGDVAQATHWYRQAAARALTDTRLQVEAGDWFRSLGQVQEALPYYQLAYQSDPDDMQVLRRLAEALVETRQWLQAKPLLERLVRAEPSQRRWAELLQTADLEIQRSAVYTEYQQIERALYVTRGQVAALLYLEIPRIAQEPLSGPPPIILDLEDHWARTFIQKVAALGFIPLFDNHTFQPHRVVQRGEFAFILYNVLRYFDRDTLVKIPSGLTIPDVSPLHRYYVPIRYAVALGLLPLEPDGSFRPGQNVNGSQALRAVQTLGNLLR